The following proteins are co-located in the Deltaproteobacteria bacterium genome:
- a CDS encoding LemA family protein: MKKFIGVLVVLGVLAIAVFAVISWGVGVYNQIVQLEETVNEKWSQVQNVYQRRADLIPNLVQTVKGYAAHEQETLTQVVEARAKATSISGDALKNLVNDPAAMAKFQEAQSGLSSALSKLMVVVERYPDLKANQNFLELQSQLEGTENRIAVERKRFNEAAREYNTYIKKIPQKFVASYKGAKEKAYFEAEATAQKVPTVDFGK, encoded by the coding sequence ATGAAAAAGTTTATTGGTGTTTTGGTTGTTTTGGGTGTCTTGGCTATTGCTGTGTTTGCGGTCATTAGTTGGGGGGTTGGAGTTTATAACCAAATTGTTCAACTTGAAGAGACCGTTAATGAAAAGTGGTCGCAAGTGCAGAATGTTTATCAACGGCGGGCTGATCTTATCCCTAACCTTGTGCAAACCGTGAAAGGCTATGCTGCTCATGAGCAAGAAACCTTAACGCAAGTTGTTGAGGCTCGGGCTAAGGCTACCTCTATTTCAGGTGATGCCTTAAAAAATTTGGTGAATGATCCTGCTGCGATGGCTAAATTTCAAGAAGCGCAAAGTGGCTTGAGCAGTGCTTTGTCGAAGTTAATGGTTGTGGTGGAGCGTTACCCTGATTTAAAGGCTAATCAAAATTTTCTTGAATTACAAAGTCAATTAGAAGGTACCGAGAACCGCATTGCTGTAGAGCGTAAACGATTTAATGAAGCGGCTCGTGAATACAATACTTATATTAAAAAAATCCCACAAAAATTTGTGGCTTCTTACAAAGGGGCGAAGGAAAAGGCTTATTTTGAAGCCGAAGCTACTGCGCAAAAAGTTCCTACTGTGGATTTTGGGAAGTAA
- a CDS encoding acyl-CoA dehydrogenase family protein: MSSYKKGASFLLDDVGSEEVFILEEIDEATKALGQTAHDFITNDVLPKSDAIERQESGVSISLLKKAGEIGLLMAEVPEKYNGLGLNKVAATVLAENCVAQGSFSVTMLCHTGIGTLPILYYGTEAQKQKYLPKLATGEFVGAYALTEAGSGSDALAAKTKAVLSADGKHYILNGEKMFITNGAWADVITVFAKVDGEKFTGFIVEKDMPGVTHGPEEKKMGIKGSSTTTIVLQDAKVPVENVLGQVGRGHKIAFNVLNVGRWKLGAASIGNCKNELMHAVKYVKERKQFGQPLADFELIQTKIANCAVRTFVTESMMYRYAHDLDQALATLDSNATDYYDQYLKAVEAYNIEASICKVYGSEANAFVADEAVQMHGGYGFIQEYPVESAYRDCRITRIFEGTNEINRLLITGTLFKRAMSGEMDLMGPIQEVIGQLKTGFTMKGEGVLANSMNNVNQLKKLTLYISGVAVQKYMADIKDRQSFLAEIADFIIEVYAVDSALARTLKLLKINDQEKAAIPMAMVRTYITDKCNELVTRAKQFCANICHGDEEGFTKYEKAIDRILKPKPRDTLNFRLDIAAHCIEHDGYAL; the protein is encoded by the coding sequence ATGTCATCTTATAAAAAAGGTGCTAGTTTCCTACTTGATGATGTTGGTTCTGAAGAGGTCTTTATTTTAGAAGAAATCGACGAAGCCACCAAGGCATTAGGCCAGACTGCTCACGATTTTATCACCAACGATGTTTTGCCAAAATCCGATGCCATTGAGCGGCAAGAATCAGGTGTCTCTATTTCCTTGCTTAAAAAAGCCGGTGAAATTGGTTTGTTGATGGCCGAAGTTCCTGAAAAATACAATGGCCTTGGTCTTAATAAAGTTGCTGCCACGGTGCTGGCTGAAAACTGTGTGGCACAAGGGTCTTTTTCAGTGACGATGCTTTGCCATACCGGCATTGGTACCTTGCCCATCCTTTATTACGGAACCGAGGCCCAAAAACAAAAATATTTACCCAAGCTTGCTACCGGAGAATTTGTAGGTGCCTATGCGCTAACCGAGGCAGGTTCTGGCTCCGATGCCTTGGCAGCTAAAACTAAGGCTGTGCTTTCGGCCGATGGCAAACATTATATTCTGAACGGCGAAAAGATGTTTATCACCAATGGGGCGTGGGCGGATGTCATTACCGTATTTGCCAAGGTCGATGGTGAAAAATTTACAGGATTTATTGTCGAGAAAGACATGCCGGGCGTTACCCATGGGCCTGAAGAAAAAAAGATGGGCATCAAAGGTTCTTCAACTACCACGATTGTTTTGCAAGATGCCAAGGTGCCGGTAGAAAATGTGTTAGGGCAGGTTGGCCGAGGGCATAAAATTGCGTTTAATGTTTTAAATGTTGGCCGGTGGAAATTAGGCGCAGCCAGTATTGGCAATTGTAAAAATGAACTGATGCACGCGGTTAAATATGTCAAAGAGCGCAAGCAATTTGGTCAGCCTTTGGCCGATTTTGAATTAATCCAAACCAAAATTGCTAACTGTGCGGTGCGTACTTTTGTGACTGAAAGTATGATGTACCGCTATGCCCACGATTTAGACCAAGCCCTTGCCACCTTAGATTCTAATGCTACCGATTATTACGATCAATATTTGAAAGCCGTCGAGGCCTACAATATTGAGGCCTCTATTTGTAAAGTCTACGGTTCCGAGGCCAATGCCTTTGTGGCCGATGAAGCTGTGCAAATGCATGGTGGTTATGGTTTTATTCAAGAATATCCCGTGGAATCGGCCTATCGCGATTGTCGTATCACCCGCATTTTTGAAGGTACCAACGAAATCAACCGTCTTCTTATCACGGGCACGCTTTTCAAACGAGCCATGTCAGGCGAAATGGACCTGATGGGTCCCATTCAAGAAGTGATTGGCCAATTAAAAACTGGTTTTACCATGAAGGGAGAGGGTGTTCTGGCTAATTCAATGAATAATGTGAACCAACTTAAAAAATTAACCCTCTATATTAGTGGGGTTGCGGTTCAAAAATACATGGCCGACATTAAAGACCGGCAAAGTTTTTTGGCCGAGATTGCGGATTTTATCATTGAAGTTTACGCCGTCGATAGTGCACTGGCCCGTACTTTAAAATTATTAAAAATCAACGATCAGGAAAAGGCGGCCATTCCTATGGCCATGGTTCGGACCTACATTACCGACAAATGTAATGAATTAGTTACCCGTGCTAAACAATTTTGCGCCAACATTTGCCATGGTGATGAAGAGGGTTTTACAAAATACGAAAAGGCCATCGATCGAATTTTAAAACCCAAACCCCGCGACACTTTGAACTTCCGTTTAGACATCGCAGCCCATTGTATCGAACACGATGGCTACGCCTTATAA
- a CDS encoding (Fe-S)-binding protein, translated as MFPIFTALVIVLGLAVFVYSIYTRYGLIHLATKPDPERLKKIPQRIGAVLKYGFAQSRMILKDPVPGLFHAFIFWGFCVVSLRTITLFGMGFSEGFHLPLLGTTGILGGVYNLSKDVFSGLVLLGVAVFLIRRLITKPARITLSIEGVIILCFIATLMITDLLFDGAEFVLTSYPETWKAPLSVATANLLSNFSLSEGVLSILGNASFLIHITLILVFLNFLPYGKHFHIITALPNIFLRNLRPYGELEPINLEDPNATTFGVDKLTEFSWKDVFDMYTCTECGRCTAQCPAHNTGKVLNPKKFLNDIKEHAYQNTAKLLSKDENIRNEANHSLVPNPIDPEVLWSCTTCRACEEACPVMIEYVDKIVEMRRHLVLMKGEFPTEVQNTFKNMETNGNPWGIGFDQRAAWAKDLGVPLLSEKPEVDVLYWVGCAGSFDDRNKKVSVAVVKILQKAGIDFAILGPEETCTGDSARRIGNEYLYQTLAKQNIATMNKYKFRTVLAQCPHCFNTLKNEYPQFGGNFKVVHHAEFIENLIAEGRIKPTKDLKQSITYHDSCYLGRYNNIYDAPRNVLKSIPGLEVKEAALSREIGRCCGAGGGRMWMEERAGTRVNHKRLEDLQTVNPQGIASACPFCLTMMRDATRDKEVEEKIQTKDFAEYLAESLE; from the coding sequence ATGTTTCCTATCTTCACTGCCCTCGTCATCGTCTTAGGTCTTGCTGTTTTTGTGTATTCTATTTACACACGCTATGGCCTCATCCATTTGGCTACCAAACCCGATCCGGAGCGTCTTAAAAAGATCCCCCAACGCATCGGCGCCGTTTTAAAATATGGTTTTGCCCAATCCAGAATGATTTTAAAAGACCCCGTGCCTGGGCTTTTTCATGCCTTTATTTTTTGGGGTTTTTGCGTTGTCTCGTTACGCACGATCACACTGTTTGGGATGGGGTTTTCAGAAGGCTTTCATCTTCCTTTATTGGGTACTACGGGTATTCTCGGTGGAGTTTACAATCTTTCCAAAGATGTCTTTTCTGGACTTGTTCTTTTAGGTGTAGCTGTTTTTTTGATTCGCCGTCTCATTACCAAACCCGCACGGATTACCCTTTCTATAGAAGGTGTTATCATCCTTTGTTTTATCGCAACCCTCATGATCACCGACTTGCTCTTTGATGGTGCTGAATTTGTACTGACCAGTTATCCTGAAACCTGGAAAGCCCCGTTAAGCGTTGCTACAGCCAATTTGCTATCTAACTTTTCTTTAAGCGAAGGGGTTTTGTCAATTTTAGGCAATGCTTCCTTTTTAATACACATCACACTGATTTTGGTTTTTCTTAACTTTTTACCTTATGGCAAACACTTTCATATCATCACCGCTCTTCCCAACATCTTTTTGCGAAATTTGCGACCTTACGGTGAGCTTGAACCCATCAACTTGGAAGATCCCAATGCCACCACCTTTGGCGTCGATAAATTAACGGAGTTTAGTTGGAAAGATGTGTTTGACATGTACACGTGCACGGAGTGCGGGCGATGCACAGCGCAGTGCCCGGCTCATAATACTGGCAAGGTGCTGAATCCTAAAAAATTTCTAAACGATATTAAAGAACATGCCTACCAAAATACGGCTAAGCTATTGAGCAAAGATGAAAATATTCGCAATGAAGCCAATCACTCCCTCGTGCCCAACCCCATTGACCCTGAAGTGCTTTGGAGTTGCACCACTTGTAGGGCTTGCGAAGAGGCTTGCCCCGTCATGATTGAATATGTCGACAAAATTGTAGAAATGCGCCGCCATTTGGTGCTTATGAAGGGCGAATTCCCTACCGAAGTGCAGAATACTTTTAAAAATATGGAAACCAATGGCAACCCTTGGGGTATTGGGTTTGATCAACGCGCGGCTTGGGCTAAAGACCTAGGCGTGCCGCTACTTTCTGAAAAGCCTGAAGTTGATGTGCTTTATTGGGTGGGTTGTGCAGGCTCTTTTGATGATCGAAACAAAAAAGTTTCTGTCGCCGTGGTTAAGATTTTACAAAAAGCCGGCATTGACTTTGCCATCCTTGGCCCCGAAGAAACCTGCACGGGTGATTCGGCTCGTCGAATTGGCAATGAATATTTATATCAAACCTTGGCCAAACAAAACATCGCCACCATGAACAAATATAAATTCAGAACGGTGCTGGCCCAGTGCCCACATTGTTTTAACACCTTGAAAAATGAATACCCCCAGTTTGGTGGAAATTTTAAGGTTGTGCATCATGCAGAATTTATTGAAAACCTGATTGCAGAAGGCCGCATCAAACCCACCAAAGACTTAAAGCAAAGCATTACTTATCATGACAGTTGTTATTTAGGTCGTTACAATAATATTTATGACGCCCCTCGTAATGTCTTAAAATCCATCCCTGGTTTAGAGGTCAAAGAAGCAGCTCTATCCCGCGAAATTGGCCGCTGTTGCGGTGCCGGCGGTGGACGTATGTGGATGGAAGAACGGGCGGGCACTCGGGTGAACCATAAGCGCTTAGAAGATTTGCAAACGGTTAATCCGCAAGGCATTGCCAGCGCATGCCCCTTCTGTCTTACCATGATGCGAGACGCAACGCGGGATAAAGAAGTTGAAGAAAAGATTCAAACGAAAGACTTTGCTGAATATTTAGCTGAGTCTCTTGAATAA